A window of the Pungitius pungitius chromosome 3, fPunPun2.1, whole genome shotgun sequence genome harbors these coding sequences:
- the nkapd1 gene encoding NKAP domain containing 1 isoform X2, giving the protein MSKQTLGKTLLRNVIRHTDAHNKIQEETEMWKTRDWQVHTSHNKPMPDTKSVRGQMHCDRTSDQPRYLSQSRNRVSEHDDREARYWSRKLYEFEAGDPDRWGHSGFKELYPEEFESDSEKKVRRHKMKKSKSDPEASLSKKSKKSSRKKKKKKKDEEQKRKKDVCSSSDQSSSDSSATKDKQQRKKTKSRHKNKKTGKKQRRDEDSSSSDGDGKEERQRGTQRRKKRKLDCHKESDSGPDTKKRS; this is encoded by the exons ATGTCCAAGCAAACGCTGGGGAAGACGTTGTTGAGGAACGTAATCCGCCACACGGATGCTCACAATAAG ATTcaggaggagacagaaatgTGGAAAACGCGAGACTGGCAGGTGCACACCTCCCACAACAAGCCAATGCCAGACACCAAGAGTGTGAG GGGGCAGATGCACTGTGATCGAACGTCAGATCAGCCTAGATATCTGAGTCAAAGCAGGAACCGAGTCTCAGAACATGATGACAGAGAGGCCCGGTACTGGAGTCGCAAACTGTATGAATTTGAGGCTGGTGATCCCGACAG GTGGGGACATAGTGGCTTCAAGGAGCTTTATCCTGAGGAGTTTGAAAGTGACAG TGAGAAAAAGGTTCGGCggcacaaaatgaaaaagtccAAGTCAGACCCAGAAGCGAGCTTatcaaaaaaatccaaaaaatCCTctcgaaagaagaaaaagaaaaagaaagatgaggagCAAAAGCGTAAGAAAGACGTGTGCTCAAGCAGCGACCAAAGCAGCAGTGACAGCAGTGCTACTAAAGACaagcagcagaggaaaaagaccaaaagtcgacataaaaacaagaaaactggaaaaaaacagcGGAGGGACGAAGACAGCAGCTCGAGCGACGGTGATGGCAaagaagaaagacagagagggactCAAAGGCGCAAAAAGCGAAAGCTGGACTGCCATAAAGAATCAGACTCTGGGCCGGACACAAAAAAGAGGAGCTGA
- the nkapd1 gene encoding NKAP domain containing 1 isoform X1 produces MRRVLERYSSYILAKLSVIMSKQTLGKTLLRNVIRHTDAHNKIQEETEMWKTRDWQVHTSHNKPMPDTKSVRGQMHCDRTSDQPRYLSQSRNRVSEHDDREARYWSRKLYEFEAGDPDRWGHSGFKELYPEEFESDSEKKVRRHKMKKSKSDPEASLSKKSKKSSRKKKKKKKDEEQKRKKDVCSSSDQSSSDSSATKDKQQRKKTKSRHKNKKTGKKQRRDEDSSSSDGDGKEERQRGTQRRKKRKLDCHKESDSGPDTKKRS; encoded by the exons ATGCGACGCGTTTTGGAAAGGTACAGTTCGTACATATTGGCGAAATTAA GTGTGATCATGTCCAAGCAAACGCTGGGGAAGACGTTGTTGAGGAACGTAATCCGCCACACGGATGCTCACAATAAG ATTcaggaggagacagaaatgTGGAAAACGCGAGACTGGCAGGTGCACACCTCCCACAACAAGCCAATGCCAGACACCAAGAGTGTGAG GGGGCAGATGCACTGTGATCGAACGTCAGATCAGCCTAGATATCTGAGTCAAAGCAGGAACCGAGTCTCAGAACATGATGACAGAGAGGCCCGGTACTGGAGTCGCAAACTGTATGAATTTGAGGCTGGTGATCCCGACAG GTGGGGACATAGTGGCTTCAAGGAGCTTTATCCTGAGGAGTTTGAAAGTGACAG TGAGAAAAAGGTTCGGCggcacaaaatgaaaaagtccAAGTCAGACCCAGAAGCGAGCTTatcaaaaaaatccaaaaaatCCTctcgaaagaagaaaaagaaaaagaaagatgaggagCAAAAGCGTAAGAAAGACGTGTGCTCAAGCAGCGACCAAAGCAGCAGTGACAGCAGTGCTACTAAAGACaagcagcagaggaaaaagaccaaaagtcgacataaaaacaagaaaactggaaaaaaacagcGGAGGGACGAAGACAGCAGCTCGAGCGACGGTGATGGCAaagaagaaagacagagagggactCAAAGGCGCAAAAAGCGAAAGCTGGACTGCCATAAAGAATCAGACTCTGGGCCGGACACAAAAAAGAGGAGCTGA
- the nkapd1 gene encoding NKAP domain containing 1 isoform X3 — protein sequence MWKTRDWQVHTSHNKPMPDTKSVRGQMHCDRTSDQPRYLSQSRNRVSEHDDREARYWSRKLYEFEAGDPDRWGHSGFKELYPEEFESDSEKKVRRHKMKKSKSDPEASLSKKSKKSSRKKKKKKKDEEQKRKKDVCSSSDQSSSDSSATKDKQQRKKTKSRHKNKKTGKKQRRDEDSSSSDGDGKEERQRGTQRRKKRKLDCHKESDSGPDTKKRS from the exons atgTGGAAAACGCGAGACTGGCAGGTGCACACCTCCCACAACAAGCCAATGCCAGACACCAAGAGTGTGAG GGGGCAGATGCACTGTGATCGAACGTCAGATCAGCCTAGATATCTGAGTCAAAGCAGGAACCGAGTCTCAGAACATGATGACAGAGAGGCCCGGTACTGGAGTCGCAAACTGTATGAATTTGAGGCTGGTGATCCCGACAG GTGGGGACATAGTGGCTTCAAGGAGCTTTATCCTGAGGAGTTTGAAAGTGACAG TGAGAAAAAGGTTCGGCggcacaaaatgaaaaagtccAAGTCAGACCCAGAAGCGAGCTTatcaaaaaaatccaaaaaatCCTctcgaaagaagaaaaagaaaaagaaagatgaggagCAAAAGCGTAAGAAAGACGTGTGCTCAAGCAGCGACCAAAGCAGCAGTGACAGCAGTGCTACTAAAGACaagcagcagaggaaaaagaccaaaagtcgacataaaaacaagaaaactggaaaaaaacagcGGAGGGACGAAGACAGCAGCTCGAGCGACGGTGATGGCAaagaagaaagacagagagggactCAAAGGCGCAAAAAGCGAAAGCTGGACTGCCATAAAGAATCAGACTCTGGGCCGGACACAAAAAAGAGGAGCTGA